A stretch of DNA from Micromonospora sp. NBC_01813:
GCGAGATTCTCGGTGCCGGTGATCCCCACCCAGCTCGTCACGGCGATGACGCCGAGACTGACCGGCAGCGTGGTCACCTGGGCGTGCTCGGGTGAGTTCGTCAGCCCGGCGGTGGCCAGTCCCAGGCCGATCAACATGGCCAGCGTCGCGACGACGGCCGCCACCAGCAGTGGGACGTTTGCCGGCTGGTCGGTGACCACGCCCAGTACGGTCAGAATTCCGGTGACCTGGAGCAGCGCGATGACGGTTGCCGGGATGAGCAGTCCGGCGAGGATCTGCGGGTCGCTCGCCGTGGTGGAGCGCAACCGTTTGAGGAAGAGGTTCTGCCGGCGGGAGGCGAGCGTGGTCACCGTCGTGGCGTAGAGCCCGAACGCGCCCACGGTGAACACCACCACCCCGGCGATGTATCCGAGGCTGCCCAGCGTCGCAAATGACTCGTGCTGGTAAATGAAGAAGGCGCTGACCACCACGGGCATGATGAAACTCGTCACCAGCACGAGCCGGTTGCGGAAGATCTGGATCAGTTCACTGGCGGCTATGGCAAGCATGGCGATGCGGTCCGTTTCTGGAGAAGTGTCTGGTCGCGGGGTCTATTCGTTGCCGATGGCGCGGAACACGTCGTCGAGCCGGGTCGGCCCGGCTTCGAGGCCACGCAACTCCACGCCGTGCTCCTGCGCCCAGCGCAGCAGGGTGTGCAGGTCGCGCTGCAGGTCGAGGGTCTCGATGCGCAACACGCCGCCGTCGCCGGGCTCGGCCGGCAGCGGCAACGGCAGCGCTGGTGCCTGATCCGGACCCGGCAGGGCGAAACTGATCACCGCCGGCAGGGACCGGGTCAGCTCGGCGACGGTCCCCTCCCGGCGCAGGGTGCCCTGGTGCATCAGACCGATCCGGTCGGCGCGCTGCTGCGCCTCTTCCAGGTAGTGCGTGGTGAGCACGACCGTCGAGCCGTCCTCGCGCAGCTTGTCGATGACCTGCCACAGATCGTCGCGGGACTGGATGTCCAGGCCGGTGGTCGGCTCGTCCAGGAAGATCAGCTCCGGTGCCCCGTACACGGCGGTGGCGAAATCCAACCGCCGTTTCTCGCCGCCGGAGAGCTGGGCGACCAGGGTGCCGGCCTTGTTCGTGAGGTCGACCAGGTCGAGCACCCGGTCGACATGGTCGACCCGCTGACTGAGCTTCCCGATCAGCCGGACCGATTCCTGCACGGTGAGATCCGGCGAGAATCCGCTCTCCTGCAGCATGATGCCCATCCGGGGCCGCACGGCGGCCCGGTCACGGGGGCTCTGCCCGAAGACCCGCACCGCGCCTGAGGTCGCCGTACGGTGGCCTTCGATGGTCTCCAGGGCGGAGGTCTTCCCGGCACCGTTCGTGCCGAGCAGCGCGTAGAGCTCCCCGCCGCGTACGTGGAAGGAAAGGTCCTTGACGGCGTGGAAGTCGCCGTAGGAAACGTTGAGGCGTTCGACCTCGATGACTGGGGTAGTGGACATGCCGTCAATTCCAGCGCGCAGCGCGCCAAGCAGTCAGTGCGACCACGTCACCACTTCGCCATGACATTCCAGCCGGTGAAACCGTGACGTAGTGTCACTGGTGGCCAGCCCGAAACCGGACGAATACTCAGGAGATGCCCGAGCACACCGAGCCCACGCGGCGGCGGCTGCGCAAGCTCAACCTCATCATGCTGGTCCCGCCGCTCGCGGTCGGCGGGGCTGCCGTGGTGGTGGCCGACTCCCGTACCTGGTGGGATGCCGTCATCCTGGCCTCGGGCGTGATCGCGGCCCTGGTGGCCTTCGAGCGGTGGACGGCGCGCGACCTGCCCCGGTTCGCTCCGGTCTGCCTGATCATCACCGCGGCCGTCTGGCCCCTCGGCGTACTGATGATCGACAGCGCCCGGGCGTCCTACGGTCTTGCCCTCGTCGGCTCCCTCGTCGTTCCCTACCTGAAGCGGTACCGGGCAGCGGCAGCCGTCGGTCTCGTCGGCTACGTCGCCGCGGTGGGCGCGACGCGGCTGCTGGTGTCGTCCGAGGGCGTCTCCGATGTCCTCCTGCAGTACGTCGTCCTTCCCGCCGGTGCCGTCGCGGTGATCACCGGCCTGATGTTTCCGAACAAGCGGTTCTACGACGTCGTCGAGGAGTTGCAGGAGTCCCGCAGGCGTGAGGCGGAGCTGGCCGTCATCCGGGAACGGGTCCGGTTCGCCAGCGACCTGCACGACATCCAGGGCCACACGTTGCACGTGGTGAAGCTGAAGATCGCGTTGGCCCGCAAGCTGGTCCGCAGCGACGCCGACCGGGTGGACAACGAACTGCGGGAGATCTACGCCCTGGTCAGCGACACCATCAACCAGACCAAGGAACTCGCCTACGCGCAGCGCCGGCTCAACCTGTCCGCCGAGTTGGAGAACGCGAAGAACCTGTTCGAGGCGGCCGGCATCCGGGTCCGGATCCGCCGCGAGGCCGAGGTCGACCCCCGCGCTGGTGAACTCCTCGGCCAGGTCCTGCGCGAAACGACGACCAACATCCTGCGGCATGCCCAGGCCAGCCAGGTGGAGATCACCGTGTCCCGCTCGGGCATCACCGTCGTCAACGACGGCGCACCGCTGACTCCGCTGCCCGAGCTTCGCGGGCTCGCCACCCTGCGGGAACGGGTCGCCGGCAACGCTGGTGAACTCACCGTGGAGCAGACCGACGGACGCTTCCTCACGGCCGCCACCTTCCCGCACCCCGGCCCTGGTGCCGGCACCGAGACCCGCGCGGAGACCCCATGACGCAAGCCGACACTCCGATGACCACAGTGGTGCTCGCCGACGACGAAGCCCTGCTGCGCAAGGCGATGGTCGCCCTGCTCCCACTCGAAGGTGACATCACCGTGCTCGCCGAGGCCGCAGACGGCGCGGCGGCCGTCCAAGCGACGCTGCACCACCGACCCGACGTCCTCGTCATCGACCTGGAAATGCCCGGCGTCGACGGGCTCGGCGCCGTCGCCGAAATCCGCCAGACCCGTCCCGAGCAGGTCATCCTGATGCTGACCCGGCACGCCCGACCGGGCGTGCTGCGCCGGGCCCTCAAACTCGGCGTCCAGGGCTTCGTCAGCAAATCGGCCGAGCCCGCACACATCGCCACCGTCATCGGCACCCTGCACGCCGGCAAGCGGTGGATCGACCCGGACGTCTCCGCGCTCGCCGTCATCGACGACTGCCCGCTGACCGACCGGGAGATCGACGTGCTGCGGGCCACCGGCGACGGCTACTCGGTAGCCGACATCGCCGCCCGACTCCACCTCGCCGAAGGCACCGTCCGCAACTATCTGTCCAACGCGATGCAGAAGACCCAGACCAGGACCCGGCACGACGCGGCCCGCTACGCCCGCGAACACGACTGGCT
This window harbors:
- a CDS encoding sensor histidine kinase, translated to MPEHTEPTRRRLRKLNLIMLVPPLAVGGAAVVVADSRTWWDAVILASGVIAALVAFERWTARDLPRFAPVCLIITAAVWPLGVLMIDSARASYGLALVGSLVVPYLKRYRAAAAVGLVGYVAAVGATRLLVSSEGVSDVLLQYVVLPAGAVAVITGLMFPNKRFYDVVEELQESRRREAELAVIRERVRFASDLHDIQGHTLHVVKLKIALARKLVRSDADRVDNELREIYALVSDTINQTKELAYAQRRLNLSAELENAKNLFEAAGIRVRIRREAEVDPRAGELLGQVLRETTTNILRHAQASQVEITVSRSGITVVNDGAPLTPLPELRGLATLRERVAGNAGELTVEQTDGRFLTAATFPHPGPGAGTETRAETP
- a CDS encoding ABC transporter ATP-binding protein — encoded protein: MSTTPVIEVERLNVSYGDFHAVKDLSFHVRGGELYALLGTNGAGKTSALETIEGHRTATSGAVRVFGQSPRDRAAVRPRMGIMLQESGFSPDLTVQESVRLIGKLSQRVDHVDRVLDLVDLTNKAGTLVAQLSGGEKRRLDFATAVYGAPELIFLDEPTTGLDIQSRDDLWQVIDKLREDGSTVVLTTHYLEEAQQRADRIGLMHQGTLRREGTVAELTRSLPAVISFALPGPDQAPALPLPLPAEPGDGGVLRIETLDLQRDLHTLLRWAQEHGVELRGLEAGPTRLDDVFRAIGNE
- a CDS encoding response regulator transcription factor, coding for MTQADTPMTTVVLADDEALLRKAMVALLPLEGDITVLAEAADGAAAVQATLHHRPDVLVIDLEMPGVDGLGAVAEIRQTRPEQVILMLTRHARPGVLRRALKLGVQGFVSKSAEPAHIATVIGTLHAGKRWIDPDVSALAVIDDCPLTDREIDVLRATGDGYSVADIAARLHLAEGTVRNYLSNAMQKTQTRTRHDAARYAREHDWL
- a CDS encoding ABC transporter permease, giving the protein MLAIAASELIQIFRNRLVLVTSFIMPVVVSAFFIYQHESFATLGSLGYIAGVVVFTVGAFGLYATTVTTLASRRQNLFLKRLRSTTASDPQILAGLLIPATVIALLQVTGILTVLGVVTDQPANVPLLVAAVVATLAMLIGLGLATAGLTNSPEHAQVTTLPVSLGVIAVTSWVGITGTENLALVKRLLPGGAATELVLDAWNGGVAVSDSLILLAPTLGWVVVAVALAARLFSWEPRR